From the Vicinamibacteria bacterium genome, the window AGCTGATCGACGGTTCGAACGTGTCGGATACGCGACTTTCGTACCCGCAGACGAACGGCACCGAGGAGCTGCGCGACCGAATCGCCGACCTCTATCCGGGGGCGGACGCCGATAACGTCGTCGCGACGAACGGGACGGCCGAAGCGAACTATGTGGCAGTGACGCACCTCGTCGAGCCGGGCGACGAGGTCGTCGTGATGATGCCGAACTACATGCAGATCTGGGGTCTCGCCCGCTCGCTGGGAGCAAGGGTTCACAAGCTTCCGCTCCACGAGGAAGCGAGCTGGGGGCCGGATCTCGACGAGCTTCGCCGCGTCGTGAACGACAGGACCAAGCTGATCGCCGTCTGCAACCCCAATAACCCCACGGGCGCGGTCTTGAGCGAAGATGCCATGCGGGAGATCGCGAAAATCGCGGGCAGCGTGGGAGCCTACCTCCTGGCCGATGAGGTCTATCAAGGCGCCGAGCTTGATGGCGTGCTCTCCCCCACCTTCTACGGCTGGTACGATCGTCTCATCGTGACCTCGGGGCTCTCCAAGGCCTACGGGCTTCCCGGCCTGCGAATGGGGTGGATGGTCGCGGACGAGGGCACGTCAGCCGAGCTCTGGTCGTACAAGGACTACACGACCATTGCGCCGGGAGCGCTGTCGGACAGGCTCGCCACCATCGCCCTCGAGCCCGGCACGAGGCAACGCATTCTCGAGAGGACGCGCGGAATCCTGAACCGACAGCTCCCGCTCGTCAACGAGCTGGTCGCGCGACACGAGGATCGCCTGTCTCTCGTTCCCCCGAAGGCAGGCGCCATTGCTTTCGTCCGCTACGACTGGGACATCAACTCGACCGTGCTGATGGAGAGGGTCCGTGAGGAAAAGAGCCTCCTCATCGTCCCCGGCGATCACTTCGACATCGATGGCTACATCCGCATCGGCTACGGCTACGACGAGGCGAAGCTCGCCGATGGACTCGCCCGACTTTCGGATTTCCTCGACGAACTGAATTAGCCAATCAATCAATTAATGGATTATCTGGCGCGGATCGCCGAGAGGAGAATCGAGGCGGCTCTCGAGCGAGGAGAGCTCAGATGCCCCGAGCTCGAGGGAAAGCCCCTTCGTTTCGATTCGAATGCCTTCGTCCCCGACGATCTCCGAATCGCCTACAAGTTGCTGAAAGACGCGGGCTTCTTACCTCCGGAGATGGAGCTCAGAAAAGAGATCGTGACTCTGAAAGAGCTGCTCGCTGCGGCGACGGATGGTGAGGAGCGCGTTCGAATTGCCCGCGAGCTGAACCGGCGGGTGCTGCGCTTGAATCTGATGTTCAGGCGGGCGATCCGCGGCGAGGAGGCTCAGGTGGCTTTGCGCTCCCCCATGGGGACGAAGTCCCGCTGCTCGTAGCCCTCGTAGAGCTGCTGCGGCCGGGCGATCCGCTGCTCGGAGTCGGTCAGCATCTCCTCCCATTGCGCGATCCAGCCCGACGTGCGAGGAATCGCGAAGAGCACGGGGAACATGCTCACGGGAAAACCCATCGCTTCGTAGATGATGCCGGAGTAGAAGTCGACGTTCGGGTAGAGACGCCGCTTCACGAAGTAGTCCTCCTGCAGGGCGATGCGCTCGAGCTCGACGGCGATATCGATGAGCGGGTTCTTCCCCGTGACCTCGAAGACCTCGTGCGCGGTTCTCTTGATGATGGTGGCGCGGGGATCGTAGCTCTTGTAGACCCGATGGCCGAAGCCCATGAGCCGCACCTCGCCCTCCTTCACGCGTTTGATGTAGGCGGGCACCTTCTCCTTGCTTCCGATCTCGTTCAACATCCGGAGAACGGCCTCGTTGGCTCCACCGTGGAGCGGCCCATAGAGCGCTGCCGCCGCCGCTGCCGTCGCCGAGTAGGGATCGGATTCCGAGCTACCGACGCAACGCATCGCGCTCGTCGAGCAGTTCTGCTCGTGATCGGCGTGAAGGATGAACAGGACGTCGAGCGCCTTCGCCAGCACCGAATCGGCGTCGAAGCTCGGCGTCATCGCAAACATCATCTTGAGGAAGTTCTTGGTGTAACGCAGGTCGTTGTCGGGATAGGTGTAGCGCATGCCGATACTGTGCCGATAGGCGAACGCCGCGAGCGTCGGCATCTTGGCGATCAGGCGATAGGTCTGGAGCCGTCT encodes:
- a CDS encoding citrate/2-methylcitrate synthase, with protein sequence RRLQTYRLIAKMPTLAAFAYRHSIGMRYTYPDNDLRYTKNFLKMMFAMTPSFDADSVLAKALDVLFILHADHEQNCSTSAMRCVGSSESDPYSATAAAAAALYGPLHGGANEAVLRMLNEIGSKEKVPAYIKRVKEGEVRLMGFGHRVYKSYDPRATIIKRTAHEVFEVTGKNPLIDIAVELERIALQEDYFVKRRLYPNVDFYSGIIYEAMGFPVSMFPVLFAIPRTSGWIAQWEEMLTDSEQRIARPQQLYEGYEQRDFVPMGERKAT
- a CDS encoding DnaJ family domain-containing protein, whose product is MDYLARIAERRIEAALERGELRCPELEGKPLRFDSNAFVPDDLRIAYKLLKDAGFLPPEMELRKEIVTLKELLAAATDGEERVRIARELNRRVLRLNLMFRRAIRGEEAQVALRSPMGTKSRCS
- a CDS encoding aminotransferase class I/II-fold pyridoxal phosphate-dependent enzyme, which encodes MKLETFVMERTQSVWENRVEVNLAESGVEPMTLGELIDGSNVSDTRLSYPQTNGTEELRDRIADLYPGADADNVVATNGTAEANYVAVTHLVEPGDEVVVMMPNYMQIWGLARSLGARVHKLPLHEEASWGPDLDELRRVVNDRTKLIAVCNPNNPTGAVLSEDAMREIAKIAGSVGAYLLADEVYQGAELDGVLSPTFYGWYDRLIVTSGLSKAYGLPGLRMGWMVADEGTSAELWSYKDYTTIAPGALSDRLATIALEPGTRQRILERTRGILNRQLPLVNELVARHEDRLSLVPPKAGAIAFVRYDWDINSTVLMERVREEKSLLIVPGDHFDIDGYIRIGYGYDEAKLADGLARLSDFLDELN